Proteins encoded together in one Chitinophaga sp. LS1 window:
- a CDS encoding ATP-binding cassette domain-containing protein, with the protein MLRALQLQFAYNTETVFNYPDITCNKDSPVLITGKSGTGKTTLLHLLGCLLRPAGGQLIIDSTDTTLLRDKKLDKFRGRHIGIVYQSSHFMSALNVIDNILLPRFFTRATADTGRAVLLAERLQIVHLLHKRPSELSNGEQQRVSIARALINNPQLLLADEPTSSLDDDNTTRVVQLLQEQAMISQATLIVVSHDARLKQHFSNQVYLAR; encoded by the coding sequence ATGCTCAGGGCACTTCAGCTGCAATTCGCATATAACACAGAAACGGTATTCAATTACCCTGATATCACCTGCAATAAGGATTCTCCCGTTCTTATAACAGGTAAATCGGGAACAGGCAAGACGACACTCCTTCATTTACTCGGCTGTCTGCTAAGGCCTGCAGGCGGTCAGCTAATAATTGATAGTACGGATACTACCCTATTACGCGATAAAAAACTGGACAAATTCAGAGGCCGGCATATTGGCATTGTTTATCAGTCTTCTCACTTTATGAGTGCCTTGAATGTAATAGACAATATCCTCTTACCCAGGTTCTTTACACGGGCTACCGCAGATACCGGCAGAGCAGTTTTACTGGCAGAAAGGCTACAGATAGTGCACCTTCTGCACAAACGGCCTTCAGAACTAAGTAATGGAGAACAGCAACGGGTATCAATTGCCAGGGCATTGATCAACAACCCGCAACTATTACTGGCCGATGAACCTACCAGCAGCCTTGATGATGACAATACCACCCGCGTCGTGCAATTATTACAGGAACAGGCCATGATTAGCCAGGCTACTCTTATCGTAGTCTCTCACGATGCAAGATTGAAACAACATTTTTCAAACCAGGTATATCTTGCCAGATGA
- a CDS encoding ABC transporter permease, with translation MTAKIIFRNLVHHPLSTLLSLLLLTCGTGIISMLLVTQHQLETKMDNDLQDIDMVVGAKGSPLQLVLSAVYQVDAPVGNISLADADKLSNLTIIKQAIPLAYGDSYQSFRIVGTDSNYLKKYNCRFREGQIFTTTMEAVIGSQVATHTGLKTGDSFVGMHGLGNTGHAHAEFKYKVTGIMAENNSVVDNLILTNIASVWKIHEHHDDDHNHVEKQITALLIKYRSPLAMISLPRMVNETTPMQAAIPQLEIKRLFTLMGIGIKTLQIIALAIVLLSGISVFIALYSRLKERKYELALARAMGSSRWLISWFLLCEGLIMVIIGFVTGIMLSRSGLWMLNKYAGPKYHINVFTTTVLPEEWYLLLATILLGIVAAALPTVKAFQLNISKTLAHE, from the coding sequence ATGACTGCAAAAATCATTTTCAGAAACCTTGTCCATCATCCGCTATCTACTCTGCTTAGTTTATTACTGCTCACGTGTGGCACTGGTATCATCTCTATGTTGCTGGTTACCCAGCATCAGCTGGAAACAAAAATGGATAATGACCTGCAGGATATTGACATGGTGGTAGGAGCCAAAGGCAGTCCTTTACAATTAGTGCTATCTGCTGTCTACCAGGTAGATGCTCCGGTTGGCAATATTTCTCTGGCAGATGCGGATAAACTATCAAACCTTACCATCATTAAACAGGCCATCCCACTGGCATATGGTGATTCCTATCAATCGTTCAGAATAGTAGGTACAGACAGCAATTACCTGAAGAAATACAACTGCCGGTTTAGGGAAGGTCAAATCTTTACTACTACCATGGAAGCTGTCATTGGCAGTCAGGTGGCAACACATACAGGGCTAAAAACCGGAGATTCTTTTGTGGGGATGCATGGACTAGGGAATACAGGTCATGCTCATGCTGAATTTAAATATAAAGTAACCGGGATCATGGCAGAAAATAATAGTGTGGTAGACAACCTGATCCTGACAAATATTGCTTCCGTCTGGAAAATTCATGAACACCATGATGACGATCACAACCATGTCGAAAAACAGATTACAGCTTTATTGATAAAATACAGAAGTCCGCTTGCCATGATTTCACTGCCACGCATGGTAAATGAAACAACGCCCATGCAGGCAGCTATTCCACAGCTGGAAATAAAACGCTTGTTTACCCTTATGGGCATTGGTATTAAAACATTACAAATCATCGCACTTGCGATTGTATTGCTATCAGGTATCAGTGTTTTCATTGCCCTTTATTCCAGGCTGAAAGAGCGTAAGTACGAACTAGCCCTTGCCCGGGCTATGGGTAGCAGTCGTTGGCTTATTAGCTGGTTCCTATTGTGTGAGGGACTAATCATGGTTATTATCGGATTTGTCACAGGTATTATGTTAAGCCGTTCCGGCTTATGGATGTTAAATAAATATGCCGGGCCAAAGTACCATATTAATGTATTTACAACGACGGTATTACCTGAAGAATGGTACCTGCTGCTGGCAACTATCCTGCTGGGAATTGTAGCGGCTGCATTACCAACAGTAAAAGCATTTCAACTGAACATTTCAAAAACCCTTGCCCATGAATAA
- a CDS encoding GTP-binding protein: MKQIQPKPVTIITGFLGAGKTTFLNELLIAEKRGKYAIIENEFGKESIDGELVMDISDNIFEMSSGCLCCNLNEDLVALLIDLSNKASAFEELIIETTGIADPSSVALPFLIDPVVTRYYQLQRVICLVDARNISYELATTEEARKQISFSDILLISKTDLVSDEELAGIHNLLKEINPFAIILSGTKDHFPHKEMMDYIRKQNEHYNGQETKTEKHHHSLSSLTLTFDKPFDIPKLQHTMMVFMAVQAKDIYRVKGIVYGFGENEKYILQSVAEYLAMAPGNQWQEGEIRRSKIVFIGKNLKMKGFEQLLSHALY, from the coding sequence ATGAAACAAATACAGCCTAAACCGGTCACAATTATCACAGGATTTTTAGGTGCAGGAAAGACCACCTTTCTAAACGAATTGCTCATAGCTGAGAAAAGAGGTAAATACGCTATCATTGAAAACGAATTCGGAAAGGAATCCATAGATGGAGAACTAGTGATGGATATATCAGATAATATCTTCGAGATGAGCAGCGGCTGCCTATGCTGCAATCTTAATGAAGATCTTGTGGCTCTCTTAATTGATCTTTCTAATAAAGCCTCCGCTTTTGAAGAACTGATCATTGAGACCACAGGAATAGCCGATCCCTCTTCTGTAGCCCTACCATTTCTAATTGATCCCGTCGTAACCCGTTACTACCAGTTGCAACGGGTGATCTGCCTGGTAGACGCAAGAAATATTTCATACGAACTGGCTACTACCGAAGAAGCCCGGAAACAAATCAGCTTCAGTGATATCCTGCTTATTTCAAAAACAGACCTGGTGTCTGACGAAGAACTGGCAGGTATACATAACTTACTAAAGGAAATAAATCCATTTGCAATCATATTATCCGGAACAAAAGATCATTTTCCTCACAAGGAAATGATGGATTATATTAGGAAACAAAATGAACATTATAACGGGCAGGAAACCAAGACAGAAAAACATCACCATAGTTTATCCTCACTTACGTTGACTTTTGACAAGCCTTTTGACATTCCTAAACTACAGCATACAATGATGGTATTCATGGCAGTACAGGCCAAAGATATTTATCGTGTAAAAGGAATTGTTTACGGGTTTGGCGAAAATGAAAAATATATCTTACAGTCGGTGGCAGAGTACCTGGCCATGGCCCCCGGTAATCAATGGCAGGAAGGAGAAATCAGAAGAAGTAAAATAGTATTTATCGGGAAAAATCTTAAAATGAAAGGATTTGAACAATTGCTGTCTCACGCACTCTACTAG
- a CDS encoding MerC domain-containing protein, producing the protein MNTDYRSRWDAIGIAASFACAIHCVLLPVLFTTLTLFGIEFLDNIYLETTTILISMSAGSWALFNGYKKHHNTVLIILFVTGLILMIVGNLVPSEYTDILCKLAGSLLIIIAHLKNVKQCRHK; encoded by the coding sequence ATGAATACTGATTACAGGAGCAGATGGGATGCCATCGGCATTGCTGCGTCCTTTGCATGTGCCATACATTGCGTGTTACTACCTGTTTTGTTTACTACACTAACATTGTTTGGCATCGAGTTCCTTGACAATATATATCTCGAAACCACTACGATCCTGATTTCTATGAGTGCCGGATCATGGGCATTATTTAACGGTTATAAAAAACATCATAATACGGTATTAATAATATTATTTGTGACGGGTCTTATTCTTATGATTGTAGGAAATCTTGTTCCCTCCGAATATACTGACATATTGTGTAAGCTGGCAGGCAGCCTTCTAATAATCATTGCCCATCTTAAGAATGTCAAACAATGCCGGCACAAATAA